The Anomaloglossus baeobatrachus isolate aAnoBae1 chromosome 5, aAnoBae1.hap1, whole genome shotgun sequence genome includes the window accagagagatgtccccgtcctcttcttccacaggactgtaaacaagaagatcccaatgttcctcaggatcatcaggtagatggagagaaggtgtcagaaAATTtcactatgatgtgtagacggctgtgaaggtcttgtgctcagtcttgttttaagtATTATACAGTAATTGTAAAGAGTAGGAGAATTAGTGTTTccttttaaaggtaatctgtcaggtccaaaatgcacccagaaccacgagtagttctgggtgtatattgctaatccctgtctaacagtccctgtatacactagaatagaatCTAAAGATCTTTCATCATATTCTAATGAGTGAGGgacctagtcccctgggcattgcttcccttgctagtcggctccattagcatgttagtacgtccctgtgggcatgctaacatgctaatgaatatgcagcgttagaggatgatttcactcacctcttTGCTGCACCAACGCTGGATTTCaggtcagtgtgcatgaccccggagtttctgtCATGCGCACTatgtcagtttgaagccaggacacgtacacccgacttcctagtgcgcatgaccgaaactccagggtcatgtacactgagccgaaatccagcgtcaggtggcgatggcagcagagaagtgagatcttcctctgatgctgcacattcattagcatgatcgcACGCTCACAGAGCCGTACTAACAAGCTAATagagccaactagccaggggaactaacccccaggggggctagtgccctcgctcattagcatacgataaaatatctttagcaatactttttctaaagatccctttatctatactagtgtacacagcgacggttaggcagggattagcaatatgcacccagaactgctcgtggttctggatgcatattggacctgacaggttccctttaatcgctTGCCTCCGTAGCCAATATccaattttgtgcttttttttcctctttgttttttttttccaagagccagaactttttatttttccatcatcaTAGCTGTATGTAGGCTTGCTTTTTTGCAGGATGTGTTGTAATTTTTAAGGATGCCATTCATATTATCGTACAATGTACTGAAAAACATTCCATGTAAAAAAAATTAATTCCATCATTGTTATGGGGGTTTTGTTTTTATGACGTTCATTGTTAGGTTAATTTCAGTTGCTTTTCTACCACCAGAGTCTTGCGGGCAATAGGATTACTCCAGACTGGCTTTGTACTCCAACATTCCTAAGCTTACCAAAGTGAGCCGCTGCGTGTGAGCATTGGTTATTGCGCCATTTAAAAGCTGAAGTCAATGATTTAACAgtggtgtttaaagggaacctgtcagcagaaatttcgcccaaaacctaaaagattccccttctgcagctcctgggctgcattctagaaaggtccctgttattattgtgccccatgagagaccaaaataaagactttataaagtggtacctttttgtattcagatactgtaaatgtgacacgggggcgggctctctggcgtctgttattctgcctcctggtcctgtatgccgcccccatcgctcctttccatagctgatgcaccgcccactgctccagctatccccgcgcatgcccagtgccagtctcacgggactgagcagtgtgaccgctggtgacgtgtacgcaggcaagtgattatgggcggggctgtgattgttatcagcaagtacccgcccataatctcgtgagcgcgcaaacctcaccagcggtcacactgtgctcagggtagtgctagactgtatgggctgcttccagggatgacgtcccttttgtcacgtgataggagcgtgttcaaaatactatcacgtgacaaaagggacgtcatccctggaagcagcccatacagtctagcactagcactaccctgagcacagtgtgaccgctggtgaggtttgcgcgacaggctggtctggctatccacatacctctgcccatgggtgtgtctcatgtttttaaaattgtgtctgtttgtttgacacatggtcagtgcaGAGTCTGCTTTGCCTCTGTAAGGATTCTTTGAGAGAAAGAGTATCAGTTTGTCTTGACTAGGAACAGTCATAGTACTTTTcagaggggctgtggggacatcctcGTCGGTGTGGGCCGTTATACCGTGTGAGTGTATTTGGTGACATCATAGTGTATGAGGGGCTGTGGGGTATGGGctatgaggacatcatactgtgcaaaAAGCTATAGTACTGTGTGAGGGGCTGGGGGCAGATCAGACCTCCATAAGGGGCTGTTGGGAAATCATACTATGTGTGTGTCCATtctactgtgtgaggggctgtgggcacATTGTACTGTATGAGAGACTGTGGGAAgcttatactgtgtgtgaggacatAATTCTGTGTGAGGACCATAAGTACATCATACGTGAGTGGGGCCGTTATACTGTGTGAAGACATAATATATAATACTGTGTGAGGGCTTAAGGGTTATATTGTGTGATGGGTTTTGGGGACATCTTATTGTATGGAGTCCATAGTACTGGGGGTGAGAAGGTGGCCATGGACTAAAGTTTATTTTTACCAATGAATGTAGAATGAACTTTTTACAGCACGGAGTGCCAGTTACGTTGATATTATAgtacagcagtagattatcattagaggactacttgacgtgctgccaggtagtccagcatgttcatgagctctgtatatttgctagatctgcagcaaagaatatattgattttataaaaatgacagcaaatagcttagtaagtgacacatcactggaatcagggtctctgtctctacattatgctgctctcagatgaggtagcaaaaacctggtgacagattccttttaatcccaggtgcagctcttttgctacaactcCCCTTCGCTATATAAAGTCACGTGTTCTATCATCTGACACAGGTGATCGAATCTGAAGACTCATTACTTCTTTGcgatccactttggaaggagcctgctctggaaaaAGCTTCTTGTTTCTTGTCATTTGCAACTATGGTGTTACCTGCATTGCAGCTGCTTGGAGTGTTTTTATTTTCTGTGTCTATTTCTCCTGTCTGTTATCCTTCTCTTTTGTTTCTTTTATTGCagaggtgagactagtgctctcaccagcctgcttactagccagggtgagtttagggcaagcaaGGGCTTAAGCACGTGATCGGCAACTGGGTCTAAGGACCCATATTAGAACCTCAGGAAGTGCAGGGTATAGCCTTAGATGAGTGCAGATGGTGACCTTGACCCCCTCTACCTAGTGCCAGGGATGtccattgtattgtgtactttgtgTGTTGCAGCACCTGCTGGGGGTTTTCCTGATACCTTACGAAATCCCTGACAACATGTTACAATAAGCCCTATCATATAATGTATTAACTGCAACTGCTGCACAATATACTGTAACATGGAGGAAGGTATGTACCAGGAAGAtggtgtaaacctggatgtctgctctggtacttgtagtgccatgaGACTTATTAGGGCGTTCCAGGGAAAGGTTTTACGGGTAGCTGGAGAGACAGgctggtctggctatccacatacctctgcccatgggtgtgtctcatgtttttaaaattgtgtctgtttgtttgacacatggtcagtgcaGAGTCTGCTTTGCCTCTGTAAGGATTCTTTGAGAGAAAGAGTATCAGTTTGTCTTGACTAGGAACAGTCTGTTAAAAGGGTTTGTGTTTGCCTGAAGCTGCAAGGAGGCTTATGCCATGTTCCTGGAGATGTTTTGTGATGTTTGATAAACCTGCTGGACATTTAAAGTGAAAGTGTTCCTGTTTGCTACCTCGAGAAGCGAGCTCAAGTGAGTAATCCCATCACATTACTTAATTATGCTCAATATTATGTGATAAATGTATACATTAATAATAATCAGAATACAATTTGGCTCTCCACAACAGTCAGGGTCTTTCATGTGGCTCCTTTCGAAAATTAATTGATAACTTTTGATCTAAGGAGTTAAACAGCCAGCTTTTGAGTCTCTGCAATCGGTGTGATGTAACAGTTCATCAAGGTATGCAAACTGCCTGAGCATTTGTTTACATGAGCACATCTTCTCATTCagatccctacaatatcggatcctctcaggggAGATCTTCTATATAGGAGAAttttgattgacccatcaaggatggatgcggacagggacaagatggcggagaggatattgcaTTTCACCCTAgacatcctcttccggcttactgagcaggtgagagattctgatgacgtcacattacatcatgcgtatctatgggaataacagatggacagaactggagaggtgaggactctggaaatgtctgtagtgagatttattgtgtctctccataaccaggattacacagtagtgaagaagacctctagtgagcgctgtcaggcccctgtgtctgagggatggggaagacccctgagcccaatcacggggcctccacctcaccccccgatacatgaggacatcaatgaccagaagatcctagaacacaccttcaagatgattgagctgctgactggagaggtgacactgctgggaatgctgggacattatacagtaacaatATGaaaggatcgggggatgacggtataatTGTatatgtcaggttcctataaggtgtcaggatgtcgttGTCTATttttccatggaggagtgggagtatttagaaagacacaaagatctgtacaaggacgtcatgatggaggtttcccagtcccgcacatcaccaggtaatagacaggactaaatacacacggcctataattatctgtatgtaaagaatgaattcagtccctctaTTTCTtttctccagttctatccagtaagaggacaacaccaaagagatgtcctcgtcctcttcttccacaggactgtaaacatgaagatcccaatgttcctcaggatcatcaggtagctggagagaaggtgccatgaaatctccctatgatgtgtagacggctgtgaaggtcttgtgctcagtcttgttttatccaccagtattatatgttttatacttgtgtagtgagaacggtggagatggcaggagtagagctgatcatagatgtgacttctccatctgtctgtgacttttacaatatttgtttcaggctgaagatctgacccatattaatactacagagacttatgtgaggggtgatgactggtgtaaagaggagattcctacatatggctacccaggtgagtagggaccactaaatgcagagaagtgtcAGATTTTTCTCAGGCACCGTCTGTGGCTGCTTTATCGGCGATGTAGTCCAGCCATATCACAATCATGTAGTCACTATTCTATTGTACAACTGCATGCTGCTGCACCAAAAACTGTCCCCATTAGTTTGGGCAATTTCTTTTGAATTCATACCTGGTTCATCCAGAGTTTATACCCCAGAGGATTCATCCTGGAATGGGGCTCATATCTCTACTACAAAGCCAAATGACAGTGTATGTAAAATGTGCTATCAAATTAGAAAATTACTTGTGGAAAAATATTATCCGCACGGTGAATTCCTAAGAGACGGTGGAGGGTAATTATACTGTTACTGTTACAGTTTGGGGTTCTGTTGTGCCTTGAACTGGtacagtcccgtcattgactcccacattggggtcggtcaactccacagcgccacctggccgtcgcttgatgcatcaggtggctagagttttgtaccatcctgaaccTAAGTGGTCATGCAATCATACTgagcatgtgtgtgatgtcatcagtgataaggcggccactgattggtcatcagtgacatcagcaatGACGTGGTAGCCTCTGTATTGCTGCAGCCGACGCCGGGCCAGGGAGGTGgcgataaaaggtctgtagctccgcctatCGGTGCACGAGTGTAATACTGCATGCTGACAGCTAAGGCTGCTATCCTGGCTGTTAAGGCTCCGTTACACGCCGCACGTTACTCGCTGTCTGACGATATATCGCctcggtcacggattccgtgacgcacatccggcattgttagcgacgtcgttgcgtgtgacacctacgtgcgactccgaacgatcgcaaataggttaaaaatcgttgatcgttgacacgtcgttcactttcaaaatattgttcatcgtttggaacgcagcagacatattggtacgtttgacaccctgccaacaacgaacaacattcGCACGACCGCCTTGgttaaacaatatatcgctgaacgattttgcgtcgcttgtgagatcgttacgtgtgaccgctaataaacgacctatgtgcgatctcggcaaatcgtaactacgatctgggcgtgtcacatcgctaatgagatcgtcagataaatcgtagcgtgtaaagcggcctttagagtgactgggttccagcgccattttccTTCAGTGCTTGTGGCAGGTGTGTGCATGGATAAGGACAGTGACTACTTCAGGGTTAGGCGTCGGTGCCGGGTATTCGTATCCGTGCACACCTGTACCTTGGTACGGTGAGGGTCAACCATTGTCCTACCAGTGTGTATGTGTTTTAGTCTAggtgccggtaccaggtattcgtatctcggTACAGCTGTGTCTTAGCACGGTGAAGGTCAGGGTCCACATGGTCTGACGTGACCCCTACGCACGTGACCAGTTTGCAGTGTCAGTggtagacttgtgtgtgtgtgtaccagtcCTCGGGTgctcagtgacgctaactgggtagcctaCTCAGTCTGACGTGCCCTCTACGTACGTGACTGATTCCTTTGTACCAGTacacggtctgacgtgtccctgtacgcacgtgaccggttcAGCGGTAATGTCCTAGGTTTCCCAGTGATGTTAACTGGGTTACCCCTCGGTCTGACGGGTTTCTACACATGTGACCGATACCTCTTGCGATTCCTTTTGGTtttgatgtgtccctacacacgtgaccattacccgtgtacctgtgaggttaacagggacacgctacacattggggtgtgcccttaaacatcACCTTTGTTTCCTTTGGgttctcctgagttgctgtatttcgtTCTCCTATCCCATAGTGGCTTTAATACCTGCCCAGCAGACTTTGGGTGACAATtgatatattattttatatccaatcgtcCCCTCCGTAAGAGTTACCTTCCCAGAATCCTAGCATCTTAAGCATCTTTTTGGATGAATATACTTTGTCTTCCTTTTATGCTGCTGAATGTGTTTTTGGAGTCCATACAAGACCCAGTTAAGTCCAGTCTTTCTGGCCAAATTTTGCCCATATACCCAAAACAGTGTGAATTTTTGTTTAATAACAGCAGAATATCCCTTTTATCATGACTTTTCGATTTCTGCAAACGAAGAACTGGCTATTGTTCATCAAATGAAATAAATTTTCAAGTGACTTCCAAGGGACTATAATTTATAAAAGTGCACTCATAGTATGTATAACATGTGGACTCTAGcaatgtttgggcacactgcaaggCTCAGAAGCAATTGAGACACTTAGCTTTGGTAGTGCGGTTTTTGCTGGATTGTTTTATAGCCATCATGTTGCTTTTCAAGTGTTTCAGTCTCTGGTAATGTGGAAATCCTTTATTTTTTCCTTTGACAAATGACGGATGTAAGTGTGGGCGAAGTAGCAGATTTTGATGATATCATTTTGGTCAAAATAGGATTTTTGGTGACTTTTTATTCCAATATTTGGGATGTTGATAGAATACACTAACGGAGGTTTACTGTTAGATTTTGAACTGATTTTGTCTTAGTACATAATTTAATTTTCTATATAACTTGCAATTTCTATGgatattttaatagaaatattataaatatataatttactaaaatatttaaaaatatttttttttttggcagatgactgtaccaggggCTCAGAGAAACAACTGACAACTTCAATGTTTAAATCAGATaaccttgatatcacacaagacATAACTATTCCAGATATATCATCATCCCTTTACAGCAAATATCTATTATCAAATCCTTATAACCAGGTCCTATATTTTGATTATTCACAGACAACTAAGAAAACAATAAATAGCGGCATTAAAAATAAAAGCGCTCTGACAGCAAAAAATCCATTTTCAAGCTCAGAATATGGAAAAAGTTTTTCCCTCAATACGTCTTTTTTTACACATCAAAAAATTCATACAGAGGAGAAaagattttcttgttcagaatgtgaaaaatattttaacaagaaatcctgtcttgttatacataagagagttcacacaggggagaagccatattcatgtttagaatgtgggaaatgttttgcagataaatcaactttcgttagacaccagagaacgcacacaggagaaaagccatattcatgctcagaatgtgggaaatgttttataaagaAATCAAATCTTGTGAAACACAAGagatttcacacaggggagaagccatattcatgttcagaatgtgggaaatgttttgcaaataaatcacatcttataacacatcacagaattcacacaggggagaagccatattcctgttcagaatgtggcaaatgcTTTAtagataaatcaagtcttgtttcACATCAAAAAACTCATGcaaaggagaagccattttcatgttcagtttgtGGGAAATATTTTGTTGATAATTCAAGTCTTTTTAAACACCAGAGAACTCATACAACAgagaagccatattcctgttcagaatgtggaaaatctttTGCAAAGAAATCAACTCTTGTTCAACACCAGAAACGTCAcataggggagaagcctttttcatgttcagaatgtaagaaatgttttgcagataaatttcatcttgttagacatcagagaactcacacaggggagaagccatttttatgttcagaatgtggaaaaagttATGGAGATCAATCAGCTCTTGCTAAACACCAGAAAATTCACGCAGGagtgaaaccatattcatgtttagaatgtgggaaatgtttttcaaatAAATCATCTCTTGTTactcatcagagaactcacacaggggaacactctgtttcatgttcagaatgtgggaaatgttttatagatAAACGACATCTGGTTAGACAtcggagaagtcacacaggggaaaagccatattcatgttcagaatgtgggaaatgctttgcaGAGAAATCAGACCTGGTTAAACATCAGAAACGTCACAAAGGAGAGAAGCCATTTCCATGTTTAGAATGTAGAAAATGCTTTGCAGATAAGTCTAGTCTTGTTAAACACCAGTTAGTTCACACagcggagaagccattttcatgtttagaatgtgagaaACATTTTGgaaagaaatcacatcttgttagtcatcaaaggattcacacaggggagaagctattttcatgtttagaatgtgataAATATTTTGtaaataaatcacatcttgttaatcaTCAAAGgactcacacaggagaaaagccattttcatgttcagaatgtgggaaatgttttacagagaaatcaaATCTGGTTAAACACAAGAAAACTCACACAAGGGAAAAGCTATCTTGACATTCAGAATAAGGCAATATTTTAACTAGAAGTTGCATTTTATTAGTCAGCCAAGAATTCACACAGTAGAAGCCTttcttatgttcagaatgtgggaaatgattTACGCACAAATGGCATCTTCCTAAACATAAAAAGCTTACACAGAGGAGAAGGTGTGAAATGCTTTTGTAAATCATATATTGTTAACCCAAAAAACTATTTTCAGGAGAACCCATATATTTTATTGACAAATTGTACAAGAAAACACGAGCCAGTCAGAGTAAAGAAAAATACGTAAACGAATAAGACAGCAATCTAGAACTTCCATTTAATTGAAACATATATACAGTTACCAATAGACATTTGTTACCTAAGATTAAAATAAAAAATTCCATGTGCAGAATATTTTACATTGTTGTATATTTAAATATTCACTATATGAACAAGAGTAACGCAACTCTCTGCATCGTCTTTGTAACTTCCAATCTCAATGATCTCCCTTTTAATACAGTTTCTTTCACTTCAAATCACCAGTCTGAGCAAACATCTTTCGCTTTTCTGTATTACAataataaacttttttttattacaaattactatttatgtctacgattagtgatgagcgaacccaagcTGTAGTTAGAGGTTCATACTGGACAACGAGCGTCTCTTGGTCGAACTTGAACACTAATTTCTCACAATGTCCGTGTCCAAGTTTGATGTTCggttgctgaataaagtttgttgaaaggctgcagcacaatcaatcaacaagctttttgcctgtgggcacttccggagccATTACAGCCATGCCAAATATTGGCATGGCTGTTATTGGCCGGCACACCACGTGGCTGGTCTGTATAAAAGCTGGGTCATGGGTGGTGCCGCCATTCTATTTTGAGCCTGGTGTAGAGTGCCCtaaacagcctggtgcacagttcCCTAATAGGTCCTGGTGCAGAGTACCTTAACAAAGCCTCATACACCGCACCCTAATAGAGCCTAGTGTAGAGTGCCCTAACAGGGCCTGTTGCACagtaccctaatagagcctggtgcaaagTGCCATAACAGGGCCTGGTGCAAGGTGCCCTAACAGAACCTGGTACAGagtaccctaatagagcctggtgcagggtTTCCTaggagagcctggtgcagagtgccctaaaagAACCTGGTGCAGTGTGCCCTAACAAAACctggtgcacagtaccctaatagagcctggtgcagagtgccataACAGAAATCTGGAGCACAGCATCCCGTAGAGCATGGTCCTGGGTGCCATACCaataataaataattacaaaaatattttCTCTTTCTATTGCCCCTTTCCCGAGACTTGAACCGACCACTTTCAAATGTTTCAGCAGCAGCTAAACATTTGAGCTTCAGGCTCTGATGCTGTCATTGGGAGAATTTTgtatacttgaagctgcattgcaggctctgactccacaggcatATTACACCCATACATAGAGATAAATTGTGCAGAGCAGTGCATCTCTGGGTGCCTATATTCTAGTGGGAGAATAATA containing:
- the LOC142312193 gene encoding uncharacterized protein LOC142312193; protein product: MDMDKDKMVERILHLILEILFRLTGKDYTVVKKTSSDRCQDPVSEGWGRPLSPIMGPSPHPLKHEDINYQKILELTYKMIELLTGEVPIRCQDVTVYFSMEEWEYLEGHKDLYKDVMIKVPQPLTSPVLSSERTTPERCPRPLLPQDCKQEDPNVPQDHQIPTISDPLRGDLLYRRILIDPSRMDADRDKMAERILHFTLDILFRLTEQDYTVVKKTSSERCQAPVSEGWGRPLSPITGPPPHPPIHEDINDQKILEHTFKMIELLTGEVPIRCQDVVVYFSMEEWEYLERHKDLYKDVMMEVSQSRTSPVLSSKRTTPKRCPRPLLPQDCKHEDPNVPQDHQAEDLTHINTTETYVRGDDWCKEEIPTYGYPDDCTRGSEKQLTTSMFKSDNLDITQDITIPDISSSLYSKYLLSNPYNQVLYFDYSQTTKKTINSGIKNKSALTAKNPFSSSEYGKSFSLNTSFFTHQKIHTEEKRFSCSECEKYFNKKSCLVIHKRVHTGEKPYSCLECGKCFADKSTFVRHQRTHTGEKPYSCSECGKCFIKKSNLVKHKRFHTGEKPYSCSECGKCFANKSHLITHHRIHTGEKPYSCSECGKCFIDKSSLVSHQKTHAKEKPFSCSVCGKYFVDNSSLFKHQRTHTTEKPYSCSECGKSFAKKSTLVQHQKRHIGEKPFSCSECKKCFADKFHLVRHQRTHTGEKPFLCSECGKSYGDQSALAKHQKIHAGVKPYSCLECGKCFSNKSSLVTHQRTHTGEHSVSCSECGKCFIDKRHLVRHRRSHTGEKPYSCSECGKCFAEKSDLVKHQKRHKGEKPFPCLECRKCFADKSSLVKHQLVHTAEKPFSCLECEKHFGKKSHLVSHQRIHTGEKLFSCLECDKYFVNKSHLVNHQRTHTGEKPFSCSECGKCFTEKSNLVTHQQNHTGVKPYSCSECGKCFARKSYIVLHQATHTGKKPFACSDCEKYFADKSNLVRHQRTHTREKPYSCSECGKCFARKSHLVAHQTMHPGEKPFSCSECGKCYAEQSDLVKHHSSHTGKKFFYCSECGKSFNQKSDLMIHQRIHTGKKPYSYLDFEI